The stretch of DNA AAGGGATGATAAGAACGTCGTATGATGTCCATTACTCGTTTCTGAACAAGATCAACGTCACCAACAGTTCTTTTAAGAATCAAATTCAAACTTATGTTCACATTACGATAAGCTGGTCTATCGACACGTAATTTGGTACCTATCAACTTGCGCGGTTCCAGATAGGCATTAACCCTTTTAAGTAATTCAGGGGTGGGATAGAGTCTTTTACTGAGATCTAAAGTCGCCATGCGAACTTGTGGCAAGATAATAACAACAACCTCACCAGCAGCTCCTAATTTTTCCAGGCATTTTGCTCTTCCTACAGAAGCAGAAGATTCTCTTGCCAGCCACTCATAGTCTTCAGATGTTACAGCACGATTTAGACTCTTTAGGACACCTGAAGCTCTATGCTTCAAGCTGTGCAGACTTTCCAAATCAGAACCGGCTTCTGCTTTATAATGATTACTTACACCACTGATAAAAGGGATACTTTCTCTTAAAACGGTCAGCACGTGGGGGGCCACATTGCCCTTTTCGCCACCGCCTACCTGATAAGAGTCCACCATAATATTATTCTTATCACGGGGAGGAATAATCCCTTTAACTCCATCTCCAAAGAAGATCTGACCTGTCTGATAATCCAGCATATAATGTCTATCCTGAGGAGTTGAATTATGGAAATTATCTACCTGATGATAGCGAATCCAGATTTCCTGATTGTGTTCTGTAATACAATCAGAACCTTCTTCCCTTTCTATCAAAATTCTTTCTGATTCAGGGGGAATGGATTTTTCTTTTACCATAAGTTTTATTCCAGGTAATACAGGAGTCCTTAACAAAGTAAAACTTTGATTAGGGGAGCCAGAGCTGGATCCTAATAATTCTCCTGTATAAGTACGCTGATTACTGGCATATACAGTATTCAAATGTATTCCCAATAATTCTGGACAACTTTCAAAACTACCGGAGTTAAACCCCACTCTTAACCAGTAACCTTCCTTATTAAATTCAGAAGTTAAGGGCCAACTCTGTGGAACAGAAAAGGAACAGAAACCTGATGAATGGAAGGAATCAGTCCGGTCATCAACCATTAAAGTATTCCAATCCTTGCCATCAAAATATTCCCAAACTAGGCCACTACTGCGCTCAAGGTTAACAACATCACCGGTGAACTTATTATCAAGGGATGGCTTTATTTTTTCACCATCATCCATACGGAAATAAACTTGTGTTCTACTCTTAGAAGGAAGCCTGTCATATCCAAGATATACATAAGGAGTTCTGTCTTCGCTGATTTTAAAAACACGATTGGTATTAGGTGTTTTTTCATTATTTAATAATTGTTGATTATCTTTCCATAAATCATGATGACTATCGAACTCAAAGTTCTCATAGACAAAACACTCTTCAGGGATGTCTGGCTTTAATTTAAAATGCAGTCGTATCCTATCAAAATAAGGAGGTGTTACAGGACTGGAAAAAACCCATTCCCATGTATTATCTTCCTTTTGAATATGCTGCCCACCTGTACCAAAGTCACCGGAGGATATACGAATACGAATCCAATGAAGATTGTCACCGCCAATATCAGTGGCAGCAATATCATTAGGAATGAGGAAGGAAACCTTCCCACTTTTGTTAAAGGCATTTGTATTATCGACAAAGTCTAATCCCGAAGGATCTGTAGAACCTTTTAAAGTAGTATCACCGAGAGTTTTCCAGGATTTTCCATTCCAATATTCCCACTTAAGCAAAAGGGAATCATTAGCAACAGGAGGTTGTGCTGCTTCACTAAGGTTAAACAATAGAGAAGCTTCAGCGCCCTTCTTGGCAAGTACTTCTTCACAGGATAAATAAAAGGTATCGTTATACTTAGGTATACCGGGAAAAGGACAATAATCCTTACCTTGGTCCAATTCTTGAAAAACCATATTAGAGGTATTGCTCAATAATTTATCAGGAGCTAATCCTTCCCCTCTAAAAATAATCTGTAGATTTGCATTGACAATATCGAAAGCACGACGACTACTGGGAAGAGCCCGTAAACTACCTCTAATAAAGAAACCAGTAACCCCATTAACTTCCGTTTCTTCTATTGCAATAGGGCCACAAAGAAATATTTTATTATCACTTCTCAATTCCCCATCAAGGCCTCTTTGAGTATCAAAGAAAACCCACTTGGCACCATCCCAATATTCCCAGTCAAGAAAATTAACGATCTCTTCTTGTACACTGGAGATCTCATGATTAACAACAAAATGGACAGCAAGAGCATTATTATCTTCCAGGAATTTAAGCTCATTACTTTGGAAATAAATAAAGCGTTCCACACTATCTGTACCACTAAATAATTTGGCCCCCTGGCCTGTTACAACTTCCTTTGTAATATCTGTAATAACGTCACCAACTCTATTATGAACACCAATTATTCTGGCGCTGGTGGCGATGATGTCGTTCTCTGTTTCAAAGACAACATTCTCCTCACCATTACCGCGATTAGAAGACACAAGACTTCCTTTCTTAATATTAACCTCTGACTTATAACCTTCTACCACTTTAAAAGTAAGGACAGTTTTAGCAGGTTGTGGGGGAACCAATGACAAACCAAGGAGATCCAACAAGGTAAGGTATGTTTTGTCTGGAACTTTATTGAGCCTATAAATGGTTGTTTCTGTCATCCAGGCAAACAGTTCTACAAGGGTCATACCAGGGTCAGTTGGATTATGATTTGTCCATTCCGGGCAGTAACGAGGAATGAGACGTCTCGCTTCATTAACTATATCTGTATAAGTTCTGTCATCTAAATTGGGACTGGGTATCAAGTTCTCCACGCTCCAAATAAAAAGGATAGACCATATTAAAATATGTATTTATGGAGCGTATTTTGTAGTGTATGGATACATTGATTTTAGTCTCATCATCAGGATCAGTTAATGCTTCAACCTTATCTAAAATAATTCTGGGTTCCCATCGAACAAGGGCATTTTCAATATAATGACTTACCAATGTTCTCGTACGGGAATTGTTTGGAGCAAACACAAGATCGTTTACTTCACATCCAAAATCAGGACGCATTAAACGTTCACCTTTGGACGTACCCAAAATAATTTTAATGGATTCGGCAATACTTTTTTCATGGCTAGATTGTGCAATAGAACCTGTCTCATCAACATCAAATGGGAAGGCAAAACCGGAACCTAAAAAATTTTCACTCATCATAATTTCAATAATTTTTCCATAAATAATACTTAAATAGTCTTCATAGCCTAAGCTATTTTTTACGGTTCCAAATGTAACACCCATAAAAA from Spirochaeta cellobiosiphila DSM 17781 encodes:
- a CDS encoding putative baseplate assembly protein — its product is MENLIPSPNLDDRTYTDIVNEARRLIPRYCPEWTNHNPTDPGMTLVELFAWMTETTIYRLNKVPDKTYLTLLDLLGLSLVPPQPAKTVLTFKVVEGYKSEVNIKKGSLVSSNRGNGEENVVFETENDIIATSARIIGVHNRVGDVITDITKEVVTGQGAKLFSGTDSVERFIYFQSNELKFLEDNNALAVHFVVNHEISSVQEEIVNFLDWEYWDGAKWVFFDTQRGLDGELRSDNKIFLCGPIAIEETEVNGVTGFFIRGSLRALPSSRRAFDIVNANLQIIFRGEGLAPDKLLSNTSNMVFQELDQGKDYCPFPGIPKYNDTFYLSCEEVLAKKGAEASLLFNLSEAAQPPVANDSLLLKWEYWNGKSWKTLGDTTLKGSTDPSGLDFVDNTNAFNKSGKVSFLIPNDIAATDIGGDNLHWIRIRISSGDFGTGGQHIQKEDNTWEWVFSSPVTPPYFDRIRLHFKLKPDIPEECFVYENFEFDSHHDLWKDNQQLLNNEKTPNTNRVFKISEDRTPYVYLGYDRLPSKSRTQVYFRMDDGEKIKPSLDNKFTGDVVNLERSSGLVWEYFDGKDWNTLMVDDRTDSFHSSGFCSFSVPQSWPLTSEFNKEGYWLRVGFNSGSFESCPELLGIHLNTVYASNQRTYTGELLGSSSGSPNQSFTLLRTPVLPGIKLMVKEKSIPPESERILIEREEGSDCITEHNQEIWIRYHQVDNFHNSTPQDRHYMLDYQTGQIFFGDGVKGIIPPRDKNNIMVDSYQVGGGEKGNVAPHVLTVLRESIPFISGVSNHYKAEAGSDLESLHSLKHRASGVLKSLNRAVTSEDYEWLARESSASVGRAKCLEKLGAAGEVVVIILPQVRMATLDLSKRLYPTPELLKRVNAYLEPRKLIGTKLRVDRPAYRNVNISLNLILKRTVGDVDLVQKRVMDIIRRSYHPLVGGDGEGWPFGQDLSPADVTNRIEQIDAIQHVENVELNDINLGSVVEKVICRQDELIFIEDITISYRKYNG
- a CDS encoding GPW/gp25 family protein; translation: MGVTFGTVKNSLGYEDYLSIIYGKIIEIMMSENFLGSGFAFPFDVDETGSIAQSSHEKSIAESIKIILGTSKGERLMRPDFGCEVNDLVFAPNNSRTRTLVSHYIENALVRWEPRIILDKVEALTDPDDETKINVSIHYKIRSINTYFNMVYPFYLERGELDTQSQFR